The Candidatus Acidiferrales bacterium genomic interval ACAAAGAGCCTTAAATCTTGAATTTTGAATCGCTGCTACACAACGCTTCGAAATTTGGATTTCATTTCTCATTTTTACAAATCAGTAATTGGCTCGTGCCGCGGCACAAGCCCCTTTATGATCGCCCAAGCTATCAGGTAACTCAACGCACAGATGACGAACATGATGAAGTAGGCGGTCTGCGGGTGTCCTGCGAAAGTGTCGGTGAGCCGTCCTGCAAGCAATTGCACAATGACGCCCCCGATGCCGCCGGCGGTTGTGCCGATGCCGGTGACGGAGGCAACTGCCTTTCTGGGAAACATGTCCGAAACAGTCGTGAAGAGATTCGCCGACCACGCCTGGTGCGCCGTCGTGCCGACGCAGATCATGGCAACGGCAAGGGTGACAGCCAGGCTGCCAAACCTTGCCACATCACCGAAATACTGCGTGGCAAGAACAGCCAGCGGGAAAACCGCAATAACGAACATCGTGGTCATGCGCGCCTTATAGACCGGCATGCCGCGGTTGATGAGCGTCCGTGGAATGCTCCCGCCATAAACGCTACCGACAATTGCCACGCCATAAACGATGAAGGTCGGCATTATGACTTGCCCGGTTGTCATGTGAAATTGCTTTATCAAATAGTCCGGCAACCAGAAGAGATAGAACCACCATATGCCGTCGGTCATGAACTTGCCCGCAAAAAATGCCCACAGTTGTCTGTAGCTGAACAGCTTCCACCACGAAAGTTTCTCTGCTCCCGAGCTGGTTTGCTCCTTGGCCACGACATCGTCATCAATGCGGAGGTAA includes:
- a CDS encoding MFS transporter encodes the protein MEISSEASAGNQVKIGNYRWVICGLLFFATTVNYMDRQVISYLKEFYCKPSDLGGFGWTNSQFAYLTSFFTGIYAAATIFAGWFIDKIGTKIGLAISLIAWSIFGILNAFVGSLVSMHIAIRSLFAVSESGNFPASIKSVAEWFPKRERALSTAIFNAGSNFGAMIAALFVPWCLIYFGEQQGWKLAFILTGAIGFLWLIFWFWFYETPAKQKRLTKPEFDYLRIDDDVVAKEQTSSGAEKLSWWKLFSYRQLWAFFAGKFMTDGIWWFYLFWLPDYLIKQFHMTTGQVIMPTFIVYGVAIVGSVYGGSIPRTLINRGMPVYKARMTTMFVIAVFPLAVLATQYFGDVARFGSLAVTLAVAMICVGTTAHQAWSANLFTTVSDMFPRKAVASVTGIGTTAGGIGGVIVQLLAGRLTDTFAGHPQTAYFIMFVICALSYLIAWAIIKGLVPRHEPITDL